The genomic DNA TGGGTAAACTATCCGCACATGCCTACGGGAACTCAGCCGAATACTCATTTGTTTGAAGAATTAGTGGCATTTGCTAAACGACACGATATTTTAATCGTTAACGACAATCCGTATAGTTTTATATTAAATGAAGCGCCAAAAAGTATATTAAGTGTTGAAGGAGCAAAAGATGTTTGTTTAGAACTTAATTCGTTAAGTAAAACCTTTAATATGGCGGGGTGGCGTGTAGGAATGGTAGTTGGGGATAATAAGCATATCAACAATATTTTAAAGGTAAAGAGCAACATGGATTCTGGGATGTTTTATGGCATCCAAAAAGGAGCCATAGAAGCTTTAAAATGCTCAGAAATGTGGTTTGTTACTTTAAATAGTGTGTATAAACAGCGTCGCGATTTAGTTTGGAAATTGGCAGATGCTTTAAACTGTACTTACGATAAAAATGCAACAGGTCTTTTTGTTTGGGCTAAATTACCAGCTCATATAAAAGCAGAAGCATATATAGATTCGGTACTTAAAGACAACCATATTTTTATTACGCCAGGAACCATTTTTGGTAATAAAGGAGAAGGATATATTCGGTTTTCTTTATGTGCAACAAACGAAGTCTTAGAAGAAGCTATAAAAAGAGTAGAATAAGTATTCAGTTTGCAGCAAACAGTAATATAGATCGTAAAATATAAAATAGTAATTAATAAGTCTTCCCTCAGGGAAGATGTCTCAAAGAGACAGATGGGATGAAAAATATATACATTATAGGAATAGGGTTAATAGGCGGAAGCCTTGCTATAGATATTAAAAAGAATAATCCAGAAGCTATTATTCACGGTATTAGTAGAAAACAAACGACGCTTGATGAAGCCTTATCACTTAATTTAATTGATAAAAAAGCAACCTTAGATGATATTGAAAATGCCGATTTGGTTATTGTATCCATTCCTGTAGATGCCACAGTAAAGTTATTGCCAAATATTTTGGATAAGATCCCCGATTCGGGACTGGTTGTAGATGCTGGATCTACCAAAGTTGATATATGTAAAGTTGTTGAAAATCATCCTAAGCGTAGAAACTTTTTAGCAATGCATCCTATTGCAGGAACTGAACACTCTGGACCTTCTGCTGCAATTCCTAATTTGTTTATAGGTAAAACAAATATTGTTTGTGAAGTCGAAAAAACAACATTCAAACTTCAAGAAAAAGCATTAAAACTTTTTGGAGACATAGGAATGCGTATTCGCTACATGAATCCGGAAGC from Flavivirga abyssicola includes the following:
- a CDS encoding pyridoxal phosphate-dependent aminotransferase → MIEPANRLQTVEEYYFSKKLREVNFLITSGKPIINLGIGSPDLQPPQKVVEAIKEGLLAPNAHKYQSYQGLPELREAIAEFYKEHFSVALSAATEVLPLMGSKEGIMHISMAYLNEGDEVLIPNPGYPTYQSVTKLVGAKPVFYELDAANNWLPDFEVLEELDLSKVKLMWVNYPHMPTGTQPNTHLFEELVAFAKRHDILIVNDNPYSFILNEAPKSILSVEGAKDVCLELNSLSKTFNMAGWRVGMVVGDNKHINNILKVKSNMDSGMFYGIQKGAIEALKCSEMWFVTLNSVYKQRRDLVWKLADALNCTYDKNATGLFVWAKLPAHIKAEAYIDSVLKDNHIFITPGTIFGNKGEGYIRFSLCATNEVLEEAIKRVE
- a CDS encoding prephenate dehydrogenase → MKNIYIIGIGLIGGSLAIDIKKNNPEAIIHGISRKQTTLDEALSLNLIDKKATLDDIENADLVIVSIPVDATVKLLPNILDKIPDSGLVVDAGSTKVDICKVVENHPKRRNFLAMHPIAGTEHSGPSAAIPNLFIGKTNIVCEVEKTTFKLQEKALKLFGDIGMRIRYMNPEAHDKHIAYMSHLSHISSFMLGKTVIEKEKNERDIFDMAGSGFASTVRLAKSSPEMWTPIFKQNKENVIETLKEYINNLNQFKELMEKDDFEEVYNEMKNTNHIKQILNGIA